The following are encoded in a window of Rhizobium bangladeshense genomic DNA:
- a CDS encoding ABC transporter ATP-binding protein, translated as MAEVKISEARKAYGALNILHGVNIEIRDGEFVVLVGPSGCGKSTLLRMVAGLESITGGTISIGGKIVNNLPPKDRDIAMVFQSYALYPHKTVAENMVFALRLQKQPPHVIKQRLQAAAETLDLVPYLDRYPRQLSGGQRQRVAMGRAIVRSPQVFLFDEPLSNLDAKLRVQMRKEIKELHQRLRTTTIYVTHDQVEAMTMADKIVVMQGGKIEQTGTPLELYDRPRNTFVATFIGSPSMNLLKGRYKADGAVFVTETGDEIALGFTPEASDGQAVRLGVRPEHLSLAPSGLTTTVNVTEPTGHETMVFLRYGSGELVAVLSERHDFEPGQVVTIAARPGKLHLFDAESGKTLRRD; from the coding sequence ATGGCTGAGGTCAAAATTTCAGAGGCGCGGAAGGCCTATGGCGCCTTAAATATCCTGCATGGCGTGAATATCGAAATTCGCGACGGCGAGTTCGTGGTGCTCGTCGGCCCGTCCGGTTGCGGCAAGTCGACCTTGTTGCGCATGGTCGCGGGGCTCGAAAGCATCACCGGCGGCACCATCTCGATCGGCGGAAAGATCGTCAACAATCTGCCGCCGAAGGACCGCGATATCGCGATGGTCTTCCAGAGCTACGCGCTCTACCCGCACAAGACCGTTGCCGAAAACATGGTCTTTGCGCTACGCCTGCAGAAGCAGCCGCCCCATGTCATCAAGCAGCGGCTGCAGGCGGCGGCCGAAACGCTCGACCTGGTGCCCTATCTTGACCGTTACCCGCGCCAGCTTTCCGGCGGCCAGCGCCAGCGCGTGGCGATGGGACGAGCCATCGTCAGGTCGCCGCAGGTCTTCCTGTTCGATGAGCCCCTGTCGAACCTCGACGCCAAGCTGCGCGTGCAGATGCGCAAGGAGATCAAAGAGCTCCACCAAAGGCTGAGAACTACGACGATCTACGTGACCCATGATCAGGTCGAAGCGATGACCATGGCGGACAAGATCGTCGTCATGCAGGGCGGCAAGATCGAACAGACCGGAACGCCGCTGGAACTCTATGATCGTCCCCGCAATACATTCGTGGCCACCTTCATCGGTTCGCCGTCGATGAATCTGCTGAAAGGCCGCTACAAGGCCGACGGTGCCGTTTTTGTCACGGAGACAGGCGACGAGATCGCGCTCGGTTTCACGCCGGAGGCATCCGATGGTCAGGCTGTGCGCCTGGGCGTGCGGCCGGAACATCTGTCACTCGCTCCAAGCGGCTTGACGACGACCGTCAACGTCACCGAACCCACGGGCCACGAGACGATGGTATTCCTGCGCTACGGATCCGGTGAGCTTGTGGCGGTGCTGTCCGAACGTCACGATTTCGAGCCGGGGCAGGTCGTAACAATAGCTGCCCGGCCGGGCAAGCTTCATCTGTTCGATGCGGAGTCCGGTAAGACGCTGCGCCGAGACTGA
- a CDS encoding universal stress protein produces MKRHIFLPLLTYPDATSESMITNAIMLARHMQATLTVCAVEITIPDVSNALSSLIIDAARMAREAGALSRKHASTLTQKAVDEARTASVDLRTRAIKVEEPFVVDALAEASRAYDLVLLELTGLSRPIVEAVLFGSGRPLILYPPAPFGGRIDHIAIAWDGSRAAARAAHDASVFLEQASNVWLLSVTDEKPVTHETGDYLIENLLKSGVTAEAARLRAHGKPVGEVLQSKAFELRADLLVMGGFGHSRLREFVLGGATEAVLTSITLPVLLSH; encoded by the coding sequence ATGAAACGGCATATCTTTCTTCCGCTCCTCACTTATCCGGATGCCACTTCGGAAAGCATGATCACCAATGCGATCATGCTCGCGCGCCACATGCAGGCGACGCTGACCGTCTGCGCAGTGGAGATTACCATTCCCGACGTCTCCAATGCCCTGTCCTCACTGATCATCGATGCGGCACGAATGGCGCGGGAAGCGGGAGCGCTAAGCCGCAAGCATGCTTCGACGCTGACGCAGAAAGCGGTCGATGAGGCAAGGACGGCTTCCGTCGATCTACGCACCCGCGCGATCAAAGTTGAAGAGCCATTCGTCGTCGACGCGCTGGCGGAAGCCTCGCGGGCCTACGATCTCGTGCTTCTGGAATTGACAGGCCTCTCCCGTCCGATCGTCGAGGCGGTGCTGTTCGGATCGGGGCGGCCGCTCATCCTCTATCCGCCGGCGCCTTTCGGCGGCCGGATCGATCATATCGCCATCGCCTGGGATGGCAGCCGCGCGGCTGCGCGGGCGGCCCATGATGCCTCCGTCTTCCTGGAGCAGGCTTCCAACGTTTGGCTGCTTTCCGTGACCGACGAGAAGCCGGTGACGCACGAGACAGGCGACTATCTCATCGAAAACCTGCTAAAGAGCGGTGTGACGGCGGAGGCGGCGCGACTGCGCGCACACGGCAAGCCGGTCGGGGAGGTCCTTCAGAGCAAGGCCTTCGAATTGCGGGCCGATCTTCTCGTCATGGGTGGCTTCGGCCATTCGCGCCTGCGGGAATTCGTGCTCGGCGGCGCGACGGAGGCAGTGCTGACCAGCATTACCCTGCCTGTCCTGCTATCGCATTGA
- a CDS encoding TraR/DksA family transcriptional regulator: MKNEEIENKLNTMKADLQRRLSVIDADLGAALDPDSEDRVTQIENDQVLTEMRREAGEQISLIEAALERLKRGSFGRCVRCLAPIHPSRLEAIPYTPYCVTCARLVDERLSSLA, encoded by the coding sequence ATGAAAAACGAAGAGATAGAAAACAAGCTGAACACCATGAAAGCGGATCTGCAACGCCGGCTGTCGGTGATCGATGCCGATCTCGGTGCTGCGCTGGATCCGGATAGCGAAGATAGAGTTACCCAGATCGAGAACGATCAGGTGCTGACCGAAATGCGAAGGGAAGCAGGTGAGCAAATCTCATTGATCGAGGCGGCCCTCGAACGGCTGAAGCGCGGAAGCTTCGGTCGCTGCGTCAGATGTCTTGCACCGATCCACCCCAGCCGGTTGGAAGCCATCCCCTATACGCCCTACTGCGTGACCTGTGCCCGCCTGGTAGACGAGAGACTTTCCTCATTGGCTTGA
- a CDS encoding pyridoxamine 5'-phosphate oxidase family protein, whose translation MSLGLRELTLAECHAVLGETRIGHLACCKGGQPYVVPIYFSYQDGVAYCFSMPGRKVEWMRENDRVCLQVDTRVGKGWTSVIAEGKFEEFPDTDLWRSERLHAWEILQKHLDWWEIGSLRPKEVPVLAESPHIFFGILVRTLSGRAAFAID comes from the coding sequence ATGTCATTGGGTTTACGGGAGTTAACGCTGGCCGAATGCCACGCCGTCCTGGGAGAGACAAGAATAGGGCACCTGGCCTGCTGCAAGGGCGGCCAGCCCTATGTCGTTCCCATCTATTTCTCCTATCAAGATGGCGTCGCATATTGTTTTTCGATGCCCGGCCGCAAAGTGGAATGGATGCGGGAAAACGACAGGGTGTGCCTGCAGGTGGACACGCGGGTGGGCAAAGGCTGGACGAGCGTTATAGCCGAAGGAAAGTTCGAGGAGTTTCCGGACACCGACCTCTGGCGAAGCGAGCGTCTGCACGCCTGGGAAATACTGCAGAAGCACCTGGACTGGTGGGAAATCGGTTCGCTCAGGCCGAAAGAGGTTCCGGTCCTTGCCGAATCTCCGCACATCTTTTTCGGCATCCTTGTCCGGACGTTGTCGGGCCGCGCCGCTTTTGCCATCGACTAG
- a CDS encoding universal stress protein gives MTIRTVLSILSVHQFEEDLKTAIDFCGAHGAHLNALVISLGAAPTVGNYNTISSVWLDERQREIEVLSRRTDEIKTTLDRSEISYEVQDVYTEFAWADEDIAERALYADVVLVGRQAARDEDLRKRIIDGALFQTPTPILINRGTRAMTASVRSVLLAWDSSDEASRAARQSLDLLKQADTVYVTMVDPVARMRANGEEPGADIAAYLARHGVKVQVDRIASGGHSADQVLRQHALDVSADLIVMGAYNHPRWQQTIFGGVTRSMIEESRMPIFMAH, from the coding sequence ATGACCATCAGGACGGTACTAAGCATCCTCAGCGTTCACCAGTTCGAGGAAGATCTCAAAACCGCGATCGACTTCTGCGGCGCCCATGGCGCGCATCTGAATGCGCTGGTGATCTCGTTGGGAGCTGCTCCAACGGTAGGCAATTATAACACCATCTCTTCTGTCTGGCTCGACGAACGTCAGCGCGAAATCGAGGTCCTGTCCCGGAGGACAGACGAGATCAAGACTACGCTCGACCGCAGCGAGATCTCCTACGAAGTCCAGGACGTCTACACCGAATTCGCATGGGCCGACGAAGATATCGCCGAAAGGGCGCTCTATGCCGACGTCGTCCTGGTCGGGCGGCAGGCGGCCCGAGACGAAGATCTCCGCAAACGCATCATCGATGGTGCTCTCTTCCAGACACCGACCCCGATCCTCATCAACCGCGGAACACGGGCGATGACTGCCTCCGTGAGGTCGGTTTTGCTGGCATGGGATTCGAGCGACGAAGCGTCGCGCGCCGCCCGGCAATCGCTTGATCTGCTCAAGCAAGCCGACACCGTTTACGTCACCATGGTGGATCCGGTGGCGCGGATGCGCGCAAACGGCGAGGAACCGGGCGCCGACATTGCTGCCTATCTTGCCCGTCACGGGGTAAAGGTGCAGGTGGACCGCATTGCAAGCGGCGGCCATTCGGCAGACCAGGTCCTGCGGCAGCACGCTCTCGACGTGTCCGCCGATCTCATCGTCATGGGCGCCTATAATCATCCCCGCTGGCAGCAGACGATCTTTGGCGGGGTGACCCGCAGCATGATCGAAGAAAGCAGGATGCCGATCTTCATGGCCCATTGA
- a CDS encoding MgtC/SapB family protein, protein MMTSLVMADAFQRLSLALAIGILVGIERGWQEREAAPGKRVAGIRTYGLSSFLGGFCGFLQPVTGPILPTAIFVFFGITILVFSRVQALREGDYSATGAIAAITVFALGFGAVVADMTTTAASAVAMTALLAAREPLHGFLRKLTWLELRAALILLTMTVVILPVLPNEAIDPWHMINPFELWMLTIFVGAVSFAGYVMIRLTDARAGLLLTGACGGVVSSTALTLSFARQSKQMPALSPLLSAGAMMAGAVSLSRVLLICGVIAPAVLEELAAVLGSAAAVLAIGGGLAGLSPRSGDSPDFSPKNPLEVIVVLRFALLLAAVTIVTRAALEFFGTQSLAVVAFITGLGDLDAITLSIAKLPNVPLDAAAHAIAVAAFANLLAKTGLAASAGSLGYVVRLAIVSGIAVLAGAAGSFLM, encoded by the coding sequence ATGATGACTTCATTGGTGATGGCTGATGCCTTTCAACGTCTCAGCCTTGCGCTTGCGATCGGCATACTCGTCGGCATCGAGCGTGGATGGCAAGAGCGCGAGGCCGCGCCGGGCAAGAGAGTGGCGGGCATTCGCACCTACGGCCTCTCGAGTTTCCTCGGCGGCTTTTGCGGCTTCCTGCAACCGGTCACGGGACCGATCCTGCCGACGGCAATCTTCGTATTCTTTGGCATAACGATCCTTGTTTTCAGCCGCGTGCAGGCGTTGCGGGAGGGTGACTACAGCGCAACCGGCGCCATTGCCGCAATTACGGTGTTTGCGCTCGGTTTCGGAGCTGTCGTTGCAGACATGACGACGACCGCGGCGAGCGCGGTCGCAATGACGGCACTTCTGGCGGCGCGGGAGCCACTGCACGGATTTCTGCGGAAGCTGACCTGGCTTGAGCTGAGAGCCGCCCTGATCCTGTTGACGATGACCGTCGTCATTCTTCCAGTTCTTCCCAACGAGGCCATTGATCCCTGGCACATGATCAACCCCTTCGAACTGTGGATGCTGACCATATTCGTAGGAGCGGTTTCATTTGCGGGCTATGTGATGATCAGGCTCACCGACGCCAGAGCCGGACTGCTCCTGACAGGAGCCTGTGGGGGTGTCGTCTCCTCGACGGCCCTGACTCTCTCCTTTGCACGGCAGTCCAAGCAGATGCCCGCCCTCTCGCCGCTGCTTTCAGCGGGAGCGATGATGGCCGGGGCCGTATCGCTGAGCCGGGTGCTTTTGATTTGCGGGGTAATCGCACCGGCGGTGCTGGAGGAGCTTGCAGCAGTGCTCGGCTCGGCTGCAGCGGTGCTTGCCATTGGAGGTGGTCTCGCCGGCTTGTCGCCGCGCTCCGGTGACAGCCCCGATTTTTCACCGAAAAACCCGCTGGAGGTGATTGTCGTTCTACGCTTTGCTCTTCTTCTTGCCGCCGTCACCATCGTGACGCGAGCGGCTTTGGAATTCTTCGGAACACAGTCGCTGGCGGTGGTCGCCTTCATCACAGGGCTGGGCGACCTCGACGCGATAACGCTTTCGATTGCCAAGCTTCCGAACGTGCCGCTGGATGCGGCTGCACATGCCATAGCAGTCGCTGCCTTCGCCAATCTTCTTGCGAAAACCGGGCTTGCAGCAAGCGCGGGAAGCCTTGGCTATGTGGTGCGGCTCGCCATCGTGAGTGGCATCGCAGTGCTTGCCGGCGCTGCCGGCTCATTTCTGATGTAA
- a CDS encoding cysteine hydrolase family protein → MGEIGEWRHLCVDMQRMFAEDTPWHVPWMARISPQIEELAGRHPSRTIFTRFVPPQRADAMPGKWRDYYRKWWMMTGEHLPRDLVELASSLTLLVPPARYFDKCTYSPWIDGRLHTTLQSERVDTLVVTGGETDVCVLATTLGAIDLGYRVIMLKDAVCSSADDTYDASLELLHDRFSVQLELMETEEFLSGLG, encoded by the coding sequence ATGGGCGAGATCGGCGAGTGGCGGCACCTTTGCGTCGACATGCAGCGGATGTTCGCCGAAGACACCCCGTGGCACGTTCCCTGGATGGCCCGGATCTCCCCGCAGATCGAGGAACTCGCCGGCCGGCATCCGTCCCGAACGATCTTCACGCGCTTCGTGCCGCCCCAGCGCGCGGATGCGATGCCCGGAAAATGGCGCGACTATTACCGGAAATGGTGGATGATGACGGGCGAGCATCTTCCGCGTGACCTCGTCGAGCTGGCTTCCTCGCTGACCTTGCTTGTTCCGCCGGCAAGATATTTCGACAAATGCACCTATTCCCCCTGGATCGACGGCCGCCTCCACACAACTCTTCAATCCGAGCGGGTCGACACCCTTGTGGTCACCGGTGGGGAAACGGACGTCTGCGTGCTTGCCACGACGCTCGGCGCCATCGATCTCGGCTATCGTGTCATCATGCTGAAGGACGCCGTCTGCAGTAGCGCCGACGACACCTATGACGCATCGCTAGAGCTTCTGCACGACCGCTTTTCCGTGCAGCTCGAGCTCATGGAGACCGAGGAGTTCTTGAGCGGCCTTGGCTGA
- a CDS encoding putative bifunctional diguanylate cyclase/phosphodiesterase, translating into MHIVVPSSSNTFQQSWIASGRILFLIAVSGLGAIGLVVLSALWAGTESDAAALDRQRQLVNARLREQVDQVAHVIGQFGNGYLAGVYPASRAAGVSSSLDTVLTAAAGSAISQTAMSAFGYDQAFVVDDKAQLIMMTDAETEKRYRWMRPLFLPLLKDARLTGSRGTVPSDRTPSSMESRFADTARANRALANLMRLEGRPTIVGIVAVNEAAESQPQPMRQFLIVVRFLDGAALDELSRQQGLNGARFARTADADENEVAFQIDATANGEPIGFIVWRPDLPGSRVIGRLMPALSIAALVIAVLFSVLLLRLRSSLGELKKSELHARQLALHDVLTGLPNRAMFAMRFEECLADPRNSTERSAVALLDLDRFKAVNDTFGHAAGDELIRMAAARIRALLRPDDTLARLGGDEFALLLPNIRDDQTLPSICDAIVAELGKPFPLLRGEAVARVGGSIGVTVVPDAGRNADDIMRYADVALYEAKMGGRGQWRVYSPSMDGGRNARDILKNELREVLAKSTASFPETSSSAPITGRSDFGSLEVYYQTVHRAGQGFQASGAEALVRWRHSQRGLLTPASFIPAAEEGGLIDALGFWVLREACRAACKWPEGTFVAVNVSPAQLRRPNFAEEVFAVLEESGLSPYRLELELTESSLIEDNSEIYSVLRSLRSQGVQISLDDFGTGFSCLSHLVRFEIDRIKIDRSFVSLLGTKANGAAIIGAIVALSRNLGISTTAEGVETEYQRDFLAALGCTDLQGYFFSKPLPLRELDCFGKSESGAALRTIVPGAIA; encoded by the coding sequence TTGCACATCGTTGTTCCTTCCAGCTCCAATACGTTTCAGCAATCCTGGATCGCTTCGGGGAGAATTCTGTTCCTGATCGCTGTCAGCGGGCTGGGAGCGATCGGACTGGTCGTGCTCTCTGCGCTCTGGGCGGGAACCGAAAGCGACGCCGCGGCCCTCGATCGACAGCGCCAGCTCGTCAATGCGCGCCTCAGGGAACAGGTCGATCAAGTCGCGCATGTCATCGGTCAATTCGGCAATGGCTATCTCGCCGGTGTCTATCCGGCCTCCCGGGCAGCCGGAGTTTCCTCCAGCCTCGATACTGTTCTCACCGCAGCGGCCGGGAGTGCGATCAGCCAGACTGCAATGTCGGCCTTCGGCTACGATCAGGCCTTCGTCGTCGACGACAAGGCGCAGCTGATCATGATGACCGACGCCGAAACGGAAAAGCGCTATCGCTGGATGAGGCCGCTCTTTCTGCCTCTCCTTAAAGATGCCCGCCTTACGGGGAGCCGGGGCACAGTTCCCAGCGACCGGACCCCATCATCGATGGAAAGCCGCTTCGCCGATACCGCCCGCGCCAACCGAGCACTTGCCAATCTGATGCGGCTCGAAGGCCGGCCGACCATCGTGGGCATTGTCGCCGTCAACGAAGCCGCCGAGAGCCAACCGCAGCCGATGCGGCAATTCCTGATCGTCGTACGGTTTCTTGACGGCGCGGCGCTCGACGAATTGAGCCGGCAACAGGGCCTCAACGGCGCCCGCTTCGCGCGCACGGCCGACGCTGACGAAAACGAGGTCGCGTTCCAGATCGACGCCACGGCGAACGGTGAACCGATCGGCTTCATCGTATGGCGGCCCGATCTTCCGGGTTCGAGGGTGATCGGCCGCTTGATGCCGGCGCTTTCGATTGCCGCCCTGGTGATCGCGGTCCTGTTTTCGGTTCTGCTCTTGCGCCTGCGAAGCAGTCTCGGCGAATTGAAGAAAAGCGAGCTGCACGCAAGGCAGCTCGCCTTGCATGACGTGCTGACAGGCCTTCCCAACCGCGCCATGTTCGCGATGCGGTTCGAGGAGTGCCTGGCCGACCCGCGCAATTCCACCGAACGGTCGGCAGTGGCGCTTCTTGACCTCGACCGCTTCAAGGCGGTGAACGACACGTTCGGCCATGCTGCCGGCGACGAACTCATCAGGATGGCTGCGGCGCGAATCCGCGCGTTGCTTCGTCCGGACGACACGCTTGCCCGGCTCGGCGGGGACGAGTTTGCCCTGCTTCTCCCGAACATCAGAGATGATCAAACCTTGCCGTCCATCTGCGATGCAATCGTTGCTGAACTTGGCAAACCCTTCCCGCTTTTGAGGGGCGAAGCAGTCGCCCGGGTCGGCGGCTCGATCGGCGTGACCGTCGTGCCCGATGCCGGGCGCAATGCCGACGATATCATGCGTTACGCCGACGTCGCGCTTTATGAGGCAAAAATGGGCGGAAGAGGCCAGTGGCGCGTCTATTCGCCGTCCATGGACGGCGGCAGAAATGCGCGCGATATCCTCAAGAACGAGCTGCGGGAAGTTCTCGCCAAGAGCACCGCCTCATTCCCCGAGACTTCCTCCTCGGCTCCGATTACGGGACGGTCTGATTTCGGGTCCCTCGAGGTCTATTACCAGACGGTGCATCGTGCCGGGCAGGGATTTCAGGCGTCGGGCGCCGAGGCGCTGGTGCGTTGGCGTCACAGTCAGCGCGGGCTCCTGACGCCCGCCAGCTTTATCCCTGCGGCCGAGGAGGGCGGTCTTATTGACGCGCTTGGTTTTTGGGTATTGCGCGAAGCCTGCAGAGCCGCCTGCAAATGGCCTGAAGGCACCTTTGTCGCGGTCAACGTATCTCCCGCCCAGTTGAGAAGGCCAAATTTTGCCGAGGAGGTGTTCGCCGTGCTTGAGGAGAGCGGGCTGTCGCCATACCGGCTCGAGCTCGAGCTCACCGAATCTTCGCTCATCGAGGACAATTCCGAGATCTATTCGGTGCTGAGGTCGCTCCGCAGCCAAGGCGTTCAGATATCGCTGGACGATTTCGGAACTGGCTTTTCATGCCTCAGCCACCTAGTGCGCTTCGAAATAGACCGCATTAAGATCGATCGCTCGTTCGTCTCGTTGCTCGGCACGAAAGCCAATGGAGCGGCCATCATCGGCGCCATCGTCGCGCTCAGCCGCAACCTCGGCATTTCGACGACGGCCGAAGGGGTGGAAACAGAATATCAAAGGGATTTTCTGGCAGCCCTCGGCTGCACCGATCTTCAGGGCTACTTCTTCTCCAAACCGCTTCCGCTTCGCGAACTCGACTGCTTCGGCAAATCCGAAAGCGGCGCCGCATTACGGACGATCGTTCCCGGAGCCATTGCCTGA
- a CDS encoding transporter substrate-binding domain-containing protein, whose amino-acid sequence MLRLSIQTILRGALMAGGLGLLLAATVPLQLAAQDRTPMRVAVEGAFPPFNYLDANNKLQGFDIDIANALCEAGKFECEFIIQKWDDMIPDLVAGKYDAIISSMSMSLERRQKVAFTAQYYTSPSVFIARKDSPISDVSPAALSGKKLGVTSSTAQESYANHLYPDMKKTVFRSSPELYKGLSDGRVDIILEDKLAIYDWIANTKAGTCCEFKGPDLVDITYFGEGAGIALRLDDKERLARLNEALKAIKDDGTYDMINAKYFPFSIQ is encoded by the coding sequence ATGTTGCGCCTTTCCATTCAGACTATACTCCGCGGAGCGCTGATGGCGGGCGGACTGGGTCTTCTTCTCGCCGCGACCGTACCGTTGCAGCTGGCTGCGCAAGATCGCACGCCCATGAGGGTTGCCGTCGAAGGTGCATTTCCGCCCTTCAACTATCTTGATGCGAATAACAAGCTGCAAGGCTTCGACATCGATATCGCCAATGCCCTTTGCGAAGCCGGCAAGTTCGAATGCGAATTCATCATCCAAAAGTGGGACGACATGATCCCCGATCTCGTCGCCGGCAAATACGACGCGATCATTTCCTCCATGTCGATGAGCCTGGAGCGCCGCCAGAAGGTCGCGTTCACCGCCCAATATTACACCAGCCCGTCGGTGTTCATCGCCCGTAAGGACTCGCCGATCAGTGACGTCAGCCCCGCCGCCCTCAGCGGCAAAAAACTCGGGGTGACATCGTCGACAGCGCAGGAATCTTATGCCAACCACCTGTATCCAGACATGAAAAAGACGGTTTTCCGATCTTCGCCGGAATTATACAAAGGGCTGTCGGACGGGCGCGTCGACATTATCCTTGAGGATAAACTCGCCATTTATGACTGGATCGCCAACACCAAGGCGGGGACCTGCTGCGAGTTCAAGGGGCCGGACCTGGTCGATATCACTTATTTCGGCGAGGGTGCCGGGATCGCATTGCGCCTGGATGACAAGGAGCGTCTTGCGCGCCTGAACGAAGCCTTGAAGGCCATCAAGGACGACGGGACCTATGACATGATCAACGCTAAGTATTTCCCGTTCAGCATCCAGTAG
- the fdhA gene encoding formaldehyde dehydrogenase, glutathione-independent, giving the protein MSKNRGVVYLRPGKVEVRDIDDPKLEAPDGRRIEHGVILKVISTNICGSDQHMVRGRTTAMPGLILGHEITGEIIEKGVDVEMLDIGDIVSVPFNVACGRCRCCKSQDTGVCLTVNPARAGGAYGYVDMGGWIGGQARYVTVPYADFNLLKIPDRDKAMAKIRDLTMLSDILPTGFHGAVRAGVGVGSTVYVAGAGPVGLAAAASARILGAAVVMIGDFNNDRLAHAAKVGFEPIDLSKSDRLGDMIAEVVGSNEVDSAIDAVGFEARGHSGGEQPAIVLNQMMEITRAAGSIGIPGLYVTEDPGAVDNAAKHGNLSLRFGLGWAKAQSFHTGQTPVLKYNRQLMQAILHDRLPIADIVNAKVIPLDDAAAGYESFDHGAATKYVLDPHGEVAKAA; this is encoded by the coding sequence ATGAGCAAGAATAGAGGCGTCGTCTATCTCCGGCCGGGTAAGGTCGAAGTCCGCGATATCGACGATCCGAAGCTGGAAGCGCCGGACGGCCGCCGCATCGAACACGGCGTGATCCTGAAGGTTATCTCCACCAATATCTGCGGCTCCGACCAGCACATGGTCCGCGGCCGCACGACGGCAATGCCGGGCCTGATCCTTGGCCATGAAATCACCGGCGAGATCATCGAGAAAGGCGTCGACGTCGAGATGCTCGACATCGGAGACATCGTCTCGGTGCCGTTCAATGTCGCCTGCGGCCGTTGCCGCTGCTGCAAATCTCAGGATACGGGCGTCTGCCTGACGGTAAACCCAGCCCGCGCCGGCGGCGCTTACGGCTATGTCGACATGGGCGGATGGATCGGCGGACAGGCACGTTACGTCACCGTTCCCTATGCCGATTTCAACCTGCTGAAAATCCCCGATCGCGACAAGGCGATGGCGAAGATCCGCGATCTCACAATGCTTTCCGACATCCTGCCCACCGGCTTTCATGGCGCAGTGCGCGCAGGCGTCGGGGTCGGCTCGACCGTCTATGTCGCCGGTGCCGGCCCTGTCGGTCTAGCGGCTGCGGCTTCGGCTCGCATCCTCGGTGCCGCCGTCGTCATGATCGGTGATTTCAACAATGATCGCCTGGCGCATGCCGCGAAGGTCGGTTTCGAACCCATCGATCTTTCCAAGAGCGATCGTCTTGGCGACATGATTGCCGAGGTCGTCGGCAGCAACGAAGTGGACAGCGCCATCGATGCGGTCGGCTTCGAGGCACGCGGCCATTCCGGCGGAGAACAGCCGGCGATCGTGCTCAACCAGATGATGGAGATCACCCGCGCCGCCGGCTCGATCGGTATTCCCGGTCTCTACGTGACCGAGGATCCGGGTGCTGTCGACAATGCCGCCAAGCACGGCAATCTCTCGCTTCGCTTCGGTCTCGGTTGGGCAAAAGCGCAGTCCTTCCACACCGGCCAGACACCGGTGCTGAAATATAATCGCCAGCTCATGCAGGCGATCCTCCACGACCGGCTGCCGATCGCCGATATCGTCAACGCCAAGGTCATCCCGCTCGACGACGCCGCCGCTGGATATGAAAGCTTCGACCATGGCGCGGCAACGAAATATGTCCTCGATCCGCACGGAGAGGTCGCGAAAGCTGCCTGA